The nucleotide window GAACGCCGATTGGCCTACCTGGTCCTCCACATATCCCGTTGGGTACTCCGGCTGGTCTGCAAAAGCACACCATTCGCAATACGACTCACACACACATTCCTGACCCGGTCAGTCACGTTCAAGTCAACGTGCGTCAGACGCCGGGAGTCAGTTATCCGAACCCACCCAGCCACGTCAAGATTCGTGAGCAGAACATTCATCCCGGAGTTCCCACCGGTATGCCGCTTTACATGAGGCATAGCCAGAACGTTGGGCCTGATATGGGGGCTCAGTCGGGCATGGGTGGCGGAGCTGGAGCGTACTGACAGTCCAGGCCCAACAAACGTGGTGATCACAAGTTGCCACCTGCGATTGACGAGTTACTCGCGGTTGTCGGTGGCACTGTAGCCAAGCTGTCCACAACGAACAGCAGGCAGGTCAATCAACTTCGTCCAGGCTGGCAAGCGAGCTGCGAAAGAACTAGGGACATGCGGATGAGCCAAGGTAAACCAGCGACGGGCGCCGGCTGGCTGATCCATTTCGCGATTCGGGGTTTGCGAACAGTGGCCGCCAGCGGCGTCATCGTTTGTTGCGTGGCGCTGGCCGGTCCGCTATCAGCTCAGCAGTCTAACCTGCGGGGTACAGGACACGCGTTGCTCAGTGCATCTGCGCCGCCTGGAGTTGTCGCGGCAGCTCAGTGGGCCGGGGGAAAGCCGTCCGTAGGGACGTTGACTGCGGTTTCGATTGAAGGCCCGCCAGGTTTGAAGGTTGGCTTGGCCCGCGACGGTCAATTTTTAGCGCCGATCACCGCTCCAGTTACGACGGCGATGTTGGTTGGAGCAACATACCGCTTTCGCGTGACGAACATTCCGTATCGCGAAGGGCTAGAGCTGTTTCCCACTTTAGAGGTCATCGACCGAGTTTACAGCCCAGCTGGCCGGGAGCACCGCTTCCCCATTCCCGTAGTGTTAACCGAAGAAGATTTGGAACTCGCGTTGGATGGTGCCTTGGTGACGCGAGTGATCTACGTGGAAGATTCACACTCGGCCGCACCGTGGACAACTTTGCCTGGCCAGCAGATGACTACAGACGTTAGTCCACGCGACAACGCATTGCACACAGCCGATCTCTTGGGCCGACCTGTGGCCATCCTACGCATCGGCTCGCGAGTCCCCAACGATTTGGCGAATGATCTATCTGACTTCACCTGCGGGTGCCCACCCTGGTTGCCATTGCAGGTGGCTCCGAATCGCGACGCCATGATCAAGCAGGGGCGTTGGCCAGAAATGCAACCCGTGCAGCGGCCCGAAGCCATTTACTCCGAAGGTACCGGCGAAAATATTCCGCGCGTTCGACTACACGATTGACCTGCGCTACTTACGAGGCCTATGCGGCATGTTGTATCGTTCATTAGCTAACAATAGACAGCGACTCAGCAATGGCGGCTTGATCGCGGGCGCTGTGAGTCTGTGCTGCGCGATGGCGGGGTGTGGCGCGCTCAGCAGTTCGAAAAGAGCTAACGTCTTTGAAACAACTTCGCAGCTTACACAACCAGAGTCGATACAGTCTGCCGAAGGCTGTACGGCGGTCGCAAAGAGTAAAGCAGCGTGGGATTGCAAAATCGTCCAGGCCAGTTGTCAATGTCCCGCCGATAGTCCATTTGCTGAGGGTCAGGGTTGTCCAACGTCCGTAGATCGAGCTACGCATGCCAGAGGGTGCATTGGCAATCACCACCGCGGTCAGATTCCCGGTCCACCGTCTGGCGAAGGTAGCTACGTGTGCGGTCCAGCACCCGACGAAGGTTATTACGGCTACACGCCGATTGTTGACGAACAAGAGTATGTCTTTGATGGCGGAGATGGACAAGAACCGGCTGTTGCGCTTGAGGACTGGCGAGCGGCGGGAGTAGAAGCGACGGATACTGTCGCTTATTACCAAACTGAAGGGGGTAAAGTGTGCCTGCAGCCCTCCAATCGTGTCGCCGTGTATGCACCCCGATTCGGAGCGGTCAGACAAGTAACCGGAGCCGTGCTGGCAGAGAACGCGCAATCGACGGGAAGAGTCTACGCACCCGTAGTTGCCAGCGGTGTCGACGACCGCAATCCTGCTATTCAAGTGTCTGCGTCTCTGGGCACCATCGGTCGCAAGCAGGTACAACAACTGGATCGATTTGAAGAGCAACGTGCCAGCTTACCCTTGGAGTCGGCCTTGCCGGCACTGCCAGTTAGCGATGCCGTAGCGGCTTTGATGAATGTGGATGTTAATGTCGTAGATCGAGCTGCCCAGCGCGAGCGAGCCGATGTTCGGCAGGTTCGCGTACCAGTAGA belongs to Pirellulaceae bacterium and includes:
- a CDS encoding DUF11 domain-containing protein; the protein is MLYRSLANNRQRLSNGGLIAGAVSLCCAMAGCGALSSSKRANVFETTSQLTQPESIQSAEGCTAVAKSKAAWDCKIVQASCQCPADSPFAEGQGCPTSVDRATHARGCIGNHHRGQIPGPPSGEGSYVCGPAPDEGYYGYTPIVDEQEYVFDGGDGQEPAVALEDWRAAGVEATDTVAYYQTEGGKVCLQPSNRVAVYAPRFGAVRQVTGAVLAENAQSTGRVYAPVVASGVDDRNPAIQVSASLGTIGRKQVQQLDRFEEQRASLPLESALPALPVSDAVAALMNVDVNVVDRAAQRERADVRQVRVPVETTYQPESLVVLVDDQPVPVLLGNKSPADVHVYENPDKCGIRLTKSASHTMAGPGDIIRFTIRYENISPGKLNKLVVLDSLMPRLEYIEASQHSSVRAGFKVEVNEAGSSLLRWEIESTVQPHEGGVISFDCRVR